A single window of Fusarium verticillioides 7600 supercont3.33 genomic scaffold, whole genome shotgun sequence DNA harbors:
- a CDS encoding protein arginine N-methyltransferase 3: MSSHESISDEGEWLDLESDEESIPITSFFSAQTFPTVAAMLEDSSKNHGFSFADYVQKLQLDFHGAVKLVNFVRDSVKNGTPLPKEISAKDLEDEKYLQPVLENDALIFSLDEVLENITNDQAAESNDGNLKARNRELEEELEKLRDQFASYRLTVQQTLDKRWGDDTETAATEKKDDSAYYFESYAAHEIHETMLKDTVRTDAYRDFIYNNKHIFKDKVVLDIGCGTGILSMFAAKAGAKQVIAVDKSDIIVKARKNIFHNGLSDVITTLQGAIEDVKLPVGQVDIIVSEWMGYCLLYEAMLPSVLYARDRYLKPDGILAPSSATIWIAPIADPEYVSDHISFWRDVYGFDMKTMQEGIYEEARVEAMPQSSVCGEPYPFKVLDLHTVKTEDLQFSAKWSSKLTREVENVDGFLIWFDNFFTTSRSDPVPPAETTPETWDKKDQGGVAFTTGPSGTVTHWKQGLLLAPPEAKSSAKSPQSLSGNIVFAAADDNARALVLRASWTDPEGGSRKHSWQLK, translated from the exons ATGTCTAGTCACGAATCTATCTCTGATGAGGGCGAATGGCTCGACCTCGAGTCGGATGAGGAGTCAATCCCCATTacatccttcttcagcgccCAAACCTTCCCTACTGTTGCCGCTATGCTCGAGGATAGCAGCAAGAATCATGGTTTCAGCTTTGCCGATTATGTCCAAAAGCTTCAGCTTGACTTTCACGGTGctgtcaagctcgtcaactTTGTTCGTGATAGTGTAAAGAATGGCACACCATTGCCCAAGGAGATCTCTGCAAAAGACCTCGAAGACGAGAAGTACCTTCAGCCTGTTCTGGAGAACGATGCTCTCATCTTTTCGCTGGACGAAGTATTGGAGAACATTACCAACGACCAAGCAGCTGAATCCAACGATGGAAATCTCAAGGCCCGTAACAGGgaactggaggaggagctcgagaagctcagagaTCAATTTGCTAGCTACCGCTTGACGGTTCAGCAGACACTTGATAAGCGATGGGGCGATGATACCGAGACGGCTgcaacagagaagaaggatgacTCTGCCTACTATTTCGAGTCTTACGCCGCACATG AAATTCACGAGACCATGCTGAAAGATACCGTGCGAACTGATGCGTACCGTGACTTCATCTACAACAATAagcacatcttcaaggacaaggtcGTCCTCGATATCGGATGTGGCACTG GTATTTTGAGTATGTTTGCGGCAAAGGCTGGCGCTAAGCAAGTCATTGCTGTTGACAAGTcagacatcatcgtcaaggctAGGAAGAATATTTTCCACAACGGCCTGTCCGATGTTATCACAACTCTCCAGGGCGCCATTGAGGATGTCAAGCTGCCTGTAGGCCAGGTCGATATCATTGTCAGCGAGTGGATGGGCTACTGTCTTCTCTATGAGGCTATGCTTCCAAGTGTCTTGTACGCTCGAGACCGTTACCTGAAGCCCGATGGTATTCTCGCGCCCAGCTCTGCCACAATCTGGATTGCCCCCATCGCAGACCCCGAGTATGTTTCGGACCACATCTCTTTCTGGAGAGATGTCTACGGCTTTGACATGAAGACTATGCAAGAAGGTATCTACGAAGAGGCCCGTGTCGAGGCCATGCCACAAAGTTCTGTCTGTGGTGAACCCTACCCCTTCAAGGTGCTTGATCTCCATACCGTCAAGACCGAGGATCTTCAGTTCAGCGCCAAGTGGTCGTCAAAACTCACCCGTGAGGTCGAAAATGTTGACGGGTTCCTCATTTGGTtcgacaacttcttcacGACATCCAGAAGCGACCCAGTACCCCCTGCCGAGACAACACCAGAGACCTGGGACAAGAAAGACCAGGGAGGCGTAGCGTTCACTACCGGGCCTTCTGGCACTGTCACACACTGGAAGcagggccttcttctcgctcCTCCAGAGGCGAAATCATCTGCCAAGTCGCCCCAGAGTCTCTCAGGAAATATCGTTTTTGCGGCGGCTGACGACAATGCCCGAGCGTTGGTTTTGAGGGCTTCTTGGACCGATCCTGAGGGTGGCTCAAGGAAGCACTCATGGCAGCTGAAATAA